One Parasteatoda tepidariorum isolate YZ-2023 chromosome 1, CAS_Ptep_4.0, whole genome shotgun sequence genomic window, aaactgcatttaaagcaaaattttaacaatatataaaaattttaacacatgaaAATATTAGCGTAGTGTATTAACTCACTGCCATATCTTTTAATAGTAGAagtgaaatacgaaaaaaattattgacttattacaagttttaaattgcTATGTTTCACTCATTaaacatgtttaattttacagattttgaaaaattaaaaagaaatctccGGTCAcgtcacaaaatattttgtagccACTATGCCAGcataaacaaaaacagaaagaaaaaagatagaaaGGATTAAGATATTGTATCGATATGTAAGAAAAGTGCTGAATGTTCAATCATTCAGTGGTTGGATATAAGGTATATTGAATGTAGTTATTGTTGTCTTTTATTGATTCTAGAAATcacataatttcattattatattgttcagtgcataaatttaaaggaaaaaggtTAGACTTTTTGatcgttttaaaattctttcttaaagTAATGTAAGTTGGCAAcactagaatttttaattctcatacAGCGTGTTTACAACAGTTTTAAGCGATGAGacaagataaaaaagaaagatgcgGTACAGATGAAGATAAAATCAGTAGTTGACAACATTTGAAcatgtattttatgtattagtttttatttgtatttgtttgtaattcaataaaaatctaTACAATGGAGGATATAGTTGCTTACTCCGATAATTTGCGGTTCGATATCGAAATCGCTCTTGAGCAACAATTAGGAGCATTACCATTGCCCTTCCCTGGAATGGACAAATCTGGGTCTTCAAtctgtgatttttatttacgaGGTTTATGTAGCAAAGGTCCAGCTTGTCCGTTTCGTCATGTTAAAGGAGACCGCACTGTTGTCTGTAAACATTGGCTCAGGGGTTTATGCAAAAAAGGTGATCAGTGCGAGTTTTTACACGAATATGATATGAGTAAAATGCCGgagtgttatttttattctcgaTTTAATGCTTGCAGTAATAAAGAATGCCCTTTTTTGCACATCGATCCAGAGGCGAAAATAAAAGACTGTCCTTGGTATGATCGAGGTTTTTGTAGGCATGGTCCTAACTGCCGGCATCGACATACTCGTAGAGTCATTTGTCCAAATTACGTTTGCGGCTTCTGTATAGAAGGACCAAGTTGTAAATTTATGCATCCTAAATTTGATTTGCCGCTTCAGGATCCTGGATCGTTGCCCAAAAAGACAACAATCACCTGTCATTATTGTCAAGAACCTGGTCATAAAGCTATTTCTTGCCCCAATTTGCCCATTGAACTTCGTCCAGGAGAAGAACAACAAACTAATAAAGCAGTTATGCCTAGTACACAATCACAATTAGTTAGTGTACAGTTGCAAGATAGTTTAAAAACTGGATATAGACCAATAGAACAAGTAACTTGTTTTAAATGTGGTGAGAAAGGACATTATGCGAACAAATGTCCTAAGGGACATTTAGCATTTCTTAGTGTGGCATTACAAAGTAATCCCAGACCACAACTTCAACAATCATAATTATTAGCTGAAATCATTTGTTATTTCAATCTTGTTCAGCAAttcttcattattaaaacatgttattacacccttaaaaatttaaaaacataatgtaTCATTTCAGAAACTGTGTTGTAAAAACTGGTTTGTGTGAtgtccaatttttttctctcaccgtttatttttatgggaaacaaattatttcaaaactatcaatctttatataattcatgatttttctttaagtaaataCTTTAAGATTGATATTTTACATTGATGTTAACATTATGCATtacatttaatgcattttatattggaaaaaaaattactgctggtatattattttatatgctagtgaccagagaaaaaaaagtattgtgtATCTTAACtacagaatatttaaaacatatatttatttcaaaagctaaaatgttatgtaaagatttattaaagttaaatttaaagtttatgcttattttgtattgtatcaaaatattttatttatttatacctaCAGTATGCTTCCAATTGGTCGTATCAATCACAAgaaaaagtaatacaaaaatgacCACTGACGTGAAACTCTTAAATAAGTTATACTTGACAtgaattattttgctattatgTTATGAATATTTGACCCGGTTGGTAATAGTAAAGAaggctaaaattttttatatctattgtAATGACTTTCTATTTTTCATGATACATACTGTCTGAActgttattttatatcaattcaaTGATTTGTTTGTGCTCTTCCTATTTTTGAATTCTCGAAAATTCTGGTATTTGCTCATTAAAATCTTGCATTTCACTGTAGACTGTTTTCCTGGacataagttatttattttaatagaaaatttaaacctaaCACAACATGGCATTGGTTATATTTTCCTACCCATGATTATTCACCATTATTCTTTGAGTTACTCGCAATGTCATGTAATTAAACTTAAGGTTTGCTGTAACTTTCCTGCCTGGTTTAAACTTGTCTTTGcttgtaaatttctttcttatttaatgTGTTGTATAGTTAAGACTGGTAGttgtaaaatggaaaatattttttcctaatatcatatattttcctTGAGTCAAAGACAAGCACTGATAATCAAAGTTGAGAGATAATTTCAACTaagtatgaattttaatttaaagggtAGTCAGGAATATGCTTAAtgactatttatatttttgattaaaagctaaaattttttaaaaaaatctattccaGATGACTGAAATTGCATTTCTCTAAGAACAATTCTTTACACCCTTTACCTccatctcaaaaaataaattaaagtcgaatacattacaatattatttatattcatttacaacattaatagtgttttattaaaataatgcacctacatattttatttgtttagtttcatgtgcaaaaattgctaaacttttcataaattttgttaccGTATAAGCTTTCTAAAATTGATGTAAGTGTGATTTAACAAAATAGTTCAAtgatcttcaaaatttttgttttcagttaaaactattttctttcactatatttatattttaattctttctgaTTGCATAGTTTCtctacatttattatttcagtatttCATTATCTCTTATATGActctgtataaaattattatggaatTGTTAGATCGTAAGAACACTTTAAATGTGTTACTTATGTAAAAAAGatcattttcttatttccatgaacattatatatttattagaatgtttaaaattacacttaTTGTGAATACACAGAGCTGTTCTAAGGGTAGGCTCAGAGTCCccttttaaactataaaatctggtaaagttttttttttttttttttttttttttttttttttttttttttNttttttttttttttttttttttttttaatttatctgtttacaatttaaaaacaaaatgacttGAAAGTAAATgagatttagaaaaattaagtaaaatgtaatttatgaattattgcataaatttaaaaaaaaaaattcagtgttaTTTTTTGGGGAGGGAGGCATATAACTCCTTgtgaacttttctttttttacagaaaaacatACCTTCTGTcttgctattttaatttctaatattaccttattataacaaagttacaaattaataaataaaagaaattatcaaacagAATTGTTTTCTATGGTCTCTTAAATTGAATGGACAAATtagaataaatgtaataaaatataatggtagaaggaataaaaatatgttaaatctattttatcatTGAAGAATGTTgtatttggtttcatttttgtaataaaagaacttttaaaaacaattcaaaaatcctttttttttctgagaaaaaaagtccCCATTTTTAAGATGGGCCTAGGATTCTTAAAAAATGACACTGCAAATAGTTtacattgaaattattaattccattgttcaaaaattagaatCATCTTTAAGATGTCattgatttaatgttttgttttttaaatattttttttatcttaacattgccgaaatttttattaaaattcttaatatgcTAAAAGCTAGAATTATGTTCATGTATTGCATACAAAAAGAAGATTTGCATTTTTCTCACCAAACTTGAAGTGACAATTTTAGTGATCAAATATAGCCCTACTAACGATTTCAATGCAAAatggttttcaaattatatatatgtacacacacatatatacaaATGACTGATAGATTGTTGAAATATGAGTGATTGACATTAAGATGAAGCTACTGTATGTAAcattgacaaaaataaagttgcctcaaatgtatataaatgtctttaaggtaaataaattcaatattttgactttttactttatttttactctaattatgtcaacataatatataaatatattcaaattgatttgaaaatacttttgtagttttgttaataatttaaagatgatcattttattaaatttattttgttaatacttTAATCTGATAAAGTTCAAGTGAGTGGactattttgtgtattttgtttcagttcGCTAATGTCAGTTTGAATGTTGAATCCTACAGATTCAGTTGCCAATTtctatgcagaaaaaaaaaataattttagcaatttttttatttctaaatttattatagtttgtGAGTTCAAACAATGTCAAGAACAGAATAAATTGAATTgtacagaaataaattcaaatttttaacatagtGTTTGAGTCTTATTTTGCTTATCGAAGAgacttttttcaaaacagagtttttatttatttagtctgaaatttaaatttttggtatacatttattttaaatatgttttattttgaacaaaatattttgatgaagaattgtgatatttatttattatttatattcaaaacttttgatgtttcttcttaaatttttttgatatctgataataatgtatttataattaaaatgtgaaatcttgcaaattttgaaaatttttggttttagcTGTAGGTAAAAAATGATTGATGTATTATGATTATGAGTTTCAGAGAAATAatatcgtttttcttttctttcaacttCTATTGGGTTCTTTCAAGTTGGGCTGTCAAAGCTTTAGTAATCACAAGAAATTTGTCgaattgttttcagtttttatttttgagggTCTTGGTTTTCTTTAGGTATCTATATTTTTGGCAACTGTTATCAATCTTAAGATCTTTTTCAATAAAGTCAAGTTTATTTTAGGGGCATGTCatctgattttatataaaaatcagaTGACATGCCCCTAAAATAAACCTTGCAATAAAAATTCTCAATccattattattcttaaaagagGATTATTCATTAAAGAGACTAGATCAGTTTGGTTACTATAGCTTAAAAATTCCATtcatgaagaaaacaaaattgctttcTCCTTTAATTCCATAACAGGGTTCCTGCAAGTAAGGGGGAACAggaaaaacctggaattatcaggtaatttatttttctttaaacggcAGGGAATTGTCAgagaaaattgcaatttttaaaaaagaactttgtaTACTCCTACATTATAGCTGGAAAATGACCAATCTCAGAATTGTGAGTTACTGTAATCAGTTGTTAAGATTAGAGTTAAGTAATTTTGACACGTAtaacaattatttgttattaaaatttcaccttTTAGTGAAACTTCCATGCTTCTATCCTCATTCAATGATATTTCTTTGCTCacaatatctaatatttaacattacagGTAAAAGTCAAAGTTGTCTgatgcaaaatttaatgttatcgataaaatatgttttggattttcattgaaatttacctgaTATATATCTGGAAAagtcaagcaatttttttcctgaaattgaGTGGGAGCCCTGCATaagtaaattgaattataaatactattagatctgtacagaaataaattgtgggcataataattaaattgtcgtgttcagtaaattaaataacttcataaatttatgtctcgagattgaaatatatatttagaatcatatattttaaaatgattttaaattttaaaaatggtgcaCTTTATTActtgatcaaaaaattatagtatgttgctttttataatttttttattttagggttacataagtagaaaaaaaacccTCATGCTTTCGATTTGACAAGTCGATCCACTAGAATAAATCTTAGCTGTATACTACATGATTAAAGGATATTGTACGGATCATCTAAGAgttctgacataaaatattgcCTTAATGTGTgagtagaaatattttagtaaaaatgtttgCTATTAGATAGGATAGATAGTAGATAGAACTGTTATTAAATGTTGATGCAATGTTGATTGTTTGGATCAATAGACCTAAATGTCAGTCTGGttgatactttttttgtatGTACAACTTAAATTTGAGACTACTTGACTCTGTGTAGGCAAACAACATAAAGATCACAAATGGTAAAATGAAAGACTCAGAACTAAAAATGGATAATAGTATCTAATTTTTGGTACTGTTGATgcttttttataagtaaaacagcagcatatttaaaaaatttttacttttgataaactttttgcatttttcttagaaatataattaatttttccaaaaggTAACTCTTCTCCTTTGCTctctttttaataatgcttcataaaaaaggctattattaagattttataggTGACAGCTTCTGAAATGACattgcatataaaaaatttttttttctctttttcttgttT contains:
- the LOC107455792 gene encoding cleavage and polyadenylation specificity factor subunit 4; this encodes MEDIVAYSDNLRFDIEIALEQQLGALPLPFPGMDKSGSSICDFYLRGLCSKGPACPFRHVKGDRTVVCKHWLRGLCKKGDQCEFLHEYDMSKMPECYFYSRFNACSNKECPFLHIDPEAKIKDCPWYDRGFCRHGPNCRHRHTRRVICPNYVCGFCIEGPSCKFMHPKFDLPLQDPGSLPKKTTITCHYCQEPGHKAISCPNLPIELRPGEEQQTNKAVMPSTQSQLVSVQLQDSLKTGYRPIEQVTCFKCGEKGHYANKCPKGHLAFLSVALQSNPRPQLQQS